In the genome of Rhopalosiphum padi isolate XX-2018 chromosome 1, ASM2088224v1, whole genome shotgun sequence, the window TGCAAATTGTGGCTCTTCAGCACCTTCTGATGACTTATATTGTACCACTGCAGCTGTGAAGTTAAACCGGCCATATGTAAGAGGTTTGATAACAACAGCATGAGTAACATTTGCGCCTGATGGAATTCTGTTAAAACGAATATTCAAATTTCCTTTGACAGTGGCAAATGCTTCATCGGGAAATCCTGAGTCTTGTAGTATAACATTTGTAGCCGGCACACTTCCCACATTGTAAATGGTATActacatacaaattaattggaatttaaaactgtacaaaagtgaaaaatattttatgtatacatacctTAACTAGGATATCAGAATCTTGAACTAACAATTTATTAAGAACTTGTTTAGATACTAATAATCTGGCCTGTTGATTGTCTGAATTTTGGCCAGATACGCTTAAAGATGTGCAAATTAGTGCTACAATTACTAATGACTTTAATGAATACATCctgcaaataaaaacattaatcattagtttttaaaataaaattattattttaatatttaagtatccaATACTGCggaataagtttaaaaaaaaaaaaaatacctaacctaacactataatacaatcaagtttttaaatgataatatatcattttacttaaaaaaaataatgtaattattttcatgtaattcatcaattaattttaaatatagcttttgtataactattttattaactatattattatatacacaatgttCACATAACCATACATACTTGTAAGATTTGATTTAGTATTTATGCATTTTGCACacatatatactgtataaactgtataagtactaagtaggtTGTATGATTAGAGGATTAGAaggctattttttaattagtttaaaaaaatatatacacaaaattatgttttgttaatGGAATTCAGATgtgtatttcaatataattataacaaagcTACAGAGTATatcatacttataaaaataacttaaatctatttGATAGAAGAtatcatatttttgatcatttattttagtataatatataaattaatttaacaactaatttataacaattttagacAAAGCATTAGAAAAAAGTTAAAGCATAGAGTTAGGTGACTGAAGAAAAGTTCAAACATATTTAATCACCAttaaagtaagtatattatgactaatgatttattataaacttatatgtaataataagcgGTCAAgaaaacaattaacaaaatataatacaagaagAAAAATctgtacctactaatatattaCTCATTTTGTCATTtcgaaataatcaaattaaattaataatactgtagagtaaaataggtaattattattgtatcttaACCTAtcactatatttaaatttaaatacaagcaTTTCCAGAAAATAAtttcaagataaaaataaaatagtcaaaaaCCAATGAGGTTTCATTCTGGAATAGTTTCACACTTTCCGGTAAAATTTAGAATTTCCTcgcatatttttttgtacatccAAGAGTCACCCTTAAGTCGCTTTCGTTTAATGGCAACAACTGGTGCATTTTCTTTGTTCATAGAAGGCACCAAACAAATTTCTAATTCAAaagataatttcaatttttctttatcAGCTACATCACTCTTTAATTTTCCTCTAAGCACAAAACCTTTTCTTGAGCAAATAACATTTCTCATCGCCAACACTTTTTCCAACTGATTCATCACCTTTTCTGGATCCTTGCAAACTGTAGttgatatattacataaatcttTTTTGATGTTCAAAATTTCAGGTTGTTTTTGTGTGGGAGTAGAAATACGGCGTCTAGGTGTCAATGCTTTTCTGACACGGTCTAATCCTGAAATTATTTTACCAGCAGGACTACTTAGATTTGACGAACATGGTGGTTGTACTTGTGGAGTTTCAGCATTAGTATTTCTTTTGATTTTAGCAGGTATAGTAGGTGTCACTTCATCAATTTTTCTTCGAATAGCACGTCCAACTACTCTTCTGTTTTCTTGGCCTGGAGTATGTAGAGTGACTGGTCTTCTTATAATTAGTTCTGGTTGTTGATTGgatacttctttttttttcaaaactactggagcaccatatttttttttatttaataacaacaaataagtTGCAGTTTCACTATCATACTTCCACTTGGAAATACGGGACcaaataatttctttatcaATATCACAATGTCGACTAATTACCTCAAGACATTCCATGTCTTTACACCGATCAACGTTTTGATTTTTTGTGGACGGTGGACAACCAAATCCTAGACTAATCCATGGATCATTAATTAACTCACTAATTCGTATACGCTTTAATGGGTCAACGCAAAGCATACGTCTCAACAAACGTTTACTACCTGACGAGAGCCAACCAGGTTCTACGTATTTTCctcttaatattttcttaaaaagttCATCAATATTGTCACTTTCAAATGGTAAACATCCGCACaacaatgcatataatattacacccaTACTCCAAATATCAACTTCTGAACCGTGGTACTTGACTCCTTGAATGAGTTCGGGTGCAGCGTAAGTGGGTGATCCACAAGAGGTCAACAGCAAGCTGTCCATGCCACCTTGCGGTTTAGCGCATAGACCAAAATCGATTATTTTCAAGTTCTGTTCCCTGTCCAGGAGCACATTCTCCGGCTTGAGGTCACGGTGCGCATAACCATTATCATGCAAATATGATACAGCCGATATGATTTGCCTAAAGAACATACGTGACTCCATTTCGCTGAGACGGCTTTTCTCAACAATGTGATCGAACAACTCACCGCCCGAACAATACTCCATGACAACATAGCAGTGGGACTCAGTCTCAATCACCTGGTAAAGCTTGCAAATGTTGGGATGCGACAGGCTCTTTAGCGCGCTGATTTCCAACTTGACGCGCGGCAGGTCTTTACCCAGCTTGGTCTTGTCCATGATCTTGATGGCCACCTTCTCACCTGTCAAAGTGTGCGTGGCCAGTTTGACTTTGCCGAAGCCGCCAGTGCCGATTGTCCGGTCCAGCTCGTAGCCACAACTGCGTAGCGTCGGGTATCTCGACATGACACTCGAGTGTCGGATAGATAACCCACGAACAACGTACTTACTACAAATACACCTACAAACATGCGCTTTTCGCGTCAAATCATTCGCGACACGGGTGCAAACTCGACAACGacaaccaaaaataaattaactagcGGCAATACGGCGGTTAGGCAAGCAAAAAAAAACGACCCGGGGGGGCAATACCTAACACTATCCTGGGTGGTTAATACGTGAAAAAAACGACGACTTACCTATGATGTTGTTATAGTACACGTtaggtattgtatattataacgtatatcaAAATACGTGCGGGCGGAATTAAACGGAAAACGGAACGAGTTCACGACTCGTTGGCAGTCGTGAATTTGAACGTAAAGTGACTTATGTGTTAACGATGCGTGGCCGTATCGGGGACGACGGAATGACGGATTTTTGCTTTCGTTGCCTAACCGCTTTGTTGTTAACTTTTCAAACCGTTCACGTCACCGGACCGCGGACACGTAAACAAAAATGTCCGTTATGACACTATGGCGGTAGTAGCGGtagcgtcggcggcggcggctacgTGATAATCtgttatcataatttatcagtACAAAAACCACGAGTAGATGGCGTACCACTTACGTTAGTCtgataccaataatattatgatacttattGGGAACACCGCAATGAACACACGTCTGAGCTTGGTCAAGTGTTTAGTCTTTACTAACGACTACAACTGTATTTGCGTGCATGCACATTTGGTGGCCTCTTCATAACGAAACGGTAATAATAAAACagcaaatgttataataaattaatgacccgatttattttattatacaagctATTGATAAGTTCGGGTACCACGAGTGACCCGTGAATGCTAAATAGTAACTATATAgtacatagtatatagtatagtgtAGTTTATAGTTtcatatacgtattttattaacCCGCTGACCGTTGTTGCTCACAGCACGTAATCCTCAAAATGTAGTGACATGTGATTCGTTTGAGACAATAGGTGATGAATGATGATGTTCGGCCAAGACTATCAAAAGACAACGGGACCATTTTTTCCCCGGGCCTCATTTTCTAGGGCCCCCTAAAACGTTCCGGATGCACTTATGTGTCAATaagacaatataattatataaatgtgtaatcaTGATTAATCGGCGTTGCCCATTAATGCCTATCATTgctaaaataatctttttatttgtgaaattttaataatatgaaatacttcgtttctatattttgtaattatattatatccaccGGATacgttttagttattttaaataataataattgtcatttattattgttgcgaAATTGCActcagaaaaaaaatgtcatttaattaatgaaaaacgcatgttaaatcaatgaaaaatgGGTATGATTTTGATCCAATGAAGTCATTTATAGAGTCTATGAAGTCTAACCTTCaggtaattaatttcattaaataaattaatatgaaaattcttaaatatattaaattttccattaaatgagttatgattttatacaatttaaagaaattatttctttgttgtaattttatttattgttatacattattgtaatattgtaataagatcaatattatcatctttaaaatatatacttactacttagtgaagtatatacaatacaaactaAGTATAATACTTACATGAAGTGCGAAAATTaatgataacattaataatatatgctaatatagtacctattgctagtgttattatattttaatactgattATAAGTTACGTTAACACCAATATCATAAGTTAGAACGACTGGTTGGTAAAATTTACCAACATATTACAAATCtgtgaatatttttgtatcatatcgtgttaggttaaattaaattttaggtaGATTTGGCCGATGATTTAGGAGTCCTAGTCTACGTATTTTTTCCTGGTCCTCAAAAAAATTTGGGATAACTCTGGGCCTCTGAATctacattatacgtataatatacataatacaaaagtaaatacttatttaatcgCTCAGGCATTGGATTATACACAAAGCTGTAGACCATGCGAAAAAGATTTGATCGAAAACACTAAACGGCAGCAGTGGCGGTACGTCGGGGAGAGGGGTTAGGGTTTTACCCCCCTCCCCCCAAGTAAAacatgtataatgatttatttgatgtaatatttttttacacacacatatatatatatataatataatataatatatatattatatgtgtgtaaatGATAACCCGGAGGGTGGTGGGGGAGTTAAACGAATTCTGTGTACGCCTATGAACGGCAGTACCAATCTTactttgattgatttaaaatattgcgaTCACTTGCTTACGTTCATCAAGGTATATTCTCCTTGCaacctacaatatattatggacCGTAATGGCGCGGTCAAATTATCAGAATCACGgtatgtgaaaaaatattatgacacttaagacttaaatacttaatacaccAAATAAACTCATctgttgatatatatttatttatttattagatgtcATAGTTGATTTATATTACCATcaagtaggtacaataaaaaatactcatCGTATAACGTTATAACATCACTAAtctatattaataggtatttaaatacatcaaagtttaatttttatataaaaataaatcgattgcgaaagaaaactattatttcaataataacatatatgataagtttaactattaataatatatacatagatatttatttacctataaaaaaatttaacgtattttttactataagtaGCTATAACTATTTaagcaataaaatgtattagtgtaaaatataagttgcaaataataattgacaatagaaaacataataccattggtaaataaataatattaataatacctagttatttagttattgatttgatttaaataattatatattatagagcaTATTTTGATATTCGAATCTCTTTATATTTCAATCATTCTTAATTATACGAAAATTACACTAAACATAGCCTTAAACGGTAGGTGTTTCAAAAATGCATCATTGCTGATAAGTAataacctattttattatacgtgtaaattacccttctaaattattattttaatttatcctgTTATGTAaccgtttaatttaaaataactattataattaataaccgtctaaattatttaagtatggaGATTACAAAATTTCTAATATTCTTATACTTACGCACAGTGCATAGGTAGTAggtttatagtgtttaaactctattataatttataatatattgaatattttcctTGAAACAAAATATCTCACAATTTCagggacataatattataatatgggctACTGGGCAACTGGGCTAGCtatcaaatgtttaaatatcaaTAGGTTTTTGGGGACTCTTTTTTGAGATTTCTCTCCTCTCATACAACAGTTATGCATATGATATTGTATTAGTGAAATTCACGCAATGAATTTGGAATGCGAGAACTTCGACGAGGATAGTCCGAAATAAGGAGGACGCGCGCGAGATCTAAGGGAACGGCGAACATGATTGTCGGTCACTGGTTCGATCCAACGTGCAAAGAAAGTGCGCGCGAGATTTAAatcgtttttgtaattttgtgtaCGAAATCACGTCGTACATGGtatgtatacaactatacaaagACTTGTCGTGGGCTTAAATGCGAACAcgattttcagtaaaaaaagataaacatGTATAGATATATTCAGCTCATATATACTAATCCACtatacacacagacacacagtacaaatagtacaatatactatataggttaacatatacacatcataataacaatatattacgagtatacatgtatattgtacacaataatatatataaacgtatacatgtatattgtacacaataatatatataaacgtatacgcGATACTAGTGACTTGTTTTATGCGAACATCACGTTCGCATGTATTGGTCGTGATGCATTTCGTTTACACTTCTACACCGTATAGTATTGTGCAccatactatatacaatatacaaatacaaaactaCATTATACTTCCAGAAAAATCGTAATGTTGTTCGTCAACGTCTTTCAAAACTTGAACTTGATGCTGAAAAGtgcgattaattttaaataaataacatattactgAAATAGTGAAATCATACATCAGTACGTCGAATatctaatttatgtaaatataattataattaataatatttttttttttttaaacgtataatagtttttagaaCGCTGAGATTTGCGTTAttctaattatattgtttatattataccgaGTATATAAGTTCCCGACAACTGATATAATCGTTAAGTCAAGTGGATGCAAACAAGACCAAATGAAATGATCCTTTTGTGCCGCTGCGTGTGtatgaatatgtattatataaacatcgTAAATCTTTAACAGAGCCacagagagaaagagagaaaaGGATATACTGAATGCTTATAAATAGCAGTGTGGATATGTTGTGTGAGAATAAGTattgaaattagaaaaaaaatatatgatttaatgcaatttctttatttattaagaatatgtttcaataaaaacgattgtttatgatttatttgtattatattatatgctgtaAGTATGATACTATCTTATATTAACTAAATCTGTAacgaaaattattaatcatgattcatgactaattttaaactatttgcaTATTGTAAAATTCCCAtagaataataatgaatatttttgcatttaataaaacgttttgagtaccacttatataattatattagttacctattaattattatttattacttaaaaagttataaaatagcataataataaaacaattttaaattattgcacCCATTACCATTTACCGATGATTATAATGTGTTAACAATTTCATATCGATTTCCAatcgaaaaatgttaaaaacaatttgattattttaaatcaatattatcttattgatttaaaattttcaatttgtttagttttatttctataaacttAGTTAGatgtcgataaaaatattttgtttggtgAAACAGAAGTACCAACCATAATCATAGCTTATCAtagtactaaaattattttttatttcaaatataaattatcgtaATTCCTATTATtctgttattacatattttgattttctaattattttcttaGTATTCTTTCTgtgtttacaaacatttttctacAATCggtctatacaatattataatttataatacactatttatCACAATAGGCAATAGCcagtagaaataataatgttgtgttAATTTGTATCAATACTtagacttaataaataaaatataataacaagtaATAATTGTACTgacaatttatatgtatattttaacatcATGCTAAggtaaaattacttattatatatagttatgcaataatttattatcaactattttagctataaaaaataataacttataagttataagtatttgaatataataataaattttaaatttttttcgaatgaaaaattatacactgcagtaattaatatttgtggttattttaagttaaatattttgattacacagatcaataataaattacgaaatATGAATCAATGAAAAACATCACCTACTTTATcccataaataattatcatttagataggtaaataatacaaatatatatgctATTGCTTATacatctaaatagtaaattaagtttattattcgTTTGTTTCTTTTCtcttgtcttttttttttttataaaagtagaaatataaataatataaaaaaagcgtagt includes:
- the LOC132927995 gene encoding translocon-associated protein subunit beta, translated to MYSLKSLVIVALICTSLSVSGQNSDNQQARLLVSKQVLNKLLVQDSDILVKYTIYNVGSVPATNVILQDSGFPDEAFATVKGNLNIRFNRIPSGANVTHAVVIKPLTYGRFNFTAAVVQYKSSEGAEEPQFAISSEPGEGYIISYAEYDKKFSPHLLDWFAFAVMSLPALLGPFVLWWISKSKYELILKQKREKVSKD
- the LOC132927985 gene encoding maternal embryonic leucine zipper kinase-like, with amino-acid sequence MSRYPTLRSCGYELDRTIGTGGFGKVKLATHTLTGEKVAIKIMDKTKLGKDLPRVKLEISALKSLSHPNICKLYQVIETESHCYVVMEYCSGGELFDHIVEKSRLSEMESRMFFRQIISAVSYLHDNGYAHRDLKPENVLLDREQNLKIIDFGLCAKPQGGMDSLLLTSCGSPTYAAPELIQGVKYHGSEVDIWSMGVILYALLCGCLPFESDNIDELFKKILRGKYVEPGWLSSGSKRLLRRMLCVDPLKRIRISELINDPWISLGFGCPPSTKNQNVDRCKDMECLEVISRHCDIDKEIIWSRISKWKYDSETATYLLLLNKKKYGAPVVLKKKEVSNQQPELIIRRPVTLHTPGQENRRVVGRAIRRKIDEVTPTIPAKIKRNTNAETPQVQPPCSSNLSSPAGKIISGLDRVRKALTPRRRISTPTQKQPEILNIKKDLCNISTTVCKDPEKVMNQLEKVLAMRNVICSRKGFVLRGKLKSDVADKEKLKLSFELEICLVPSMNKENAPVVAIKRKRLKGDSWMYKKICEEILNFTGKCETIPE